From Spirosoma aerolatum, one genomic window encodes:
- a CDS encoding YtxH domain-containing protein: MKSLPGVLVGLAVGAVIGVLLAPESGKKTRKRISSETDTFFKDLQDQLQSGIDSIKKQYTDYVDSAAEKTHELTTQAKRKAKQ; the protein is encoded by the coding sequence ATGAAATCATTACCAGGAGTTTTAGTAGGATTAGCGGTTGGTGCAGTAATAGGTGTTCTGCTGGCTCCAGAGAGCGGCAAAAAAACCCGTAAGCGTATTTCATCTGAAACAGATACGTTTTTTAAAGATTTGCAGGATCAGCTTCAATCGGGTATCGATAGTATTAAAAAGCAGTACACCGACTATGTTGATTCGGCAGCTGAAAAAACACACGAGTTAACCACTCAGGCTAAGCGGAAGGCTAAACAATAA
- a CDS encoding YtxH domain-containing protein: protein MRSSRDFLAGIITGIVIGILTAPRSGKETRDKLTEEANKRTDDLKDQWEKGVSQVKEGLEQAKSQVSQYADKAKDQYNQYKDQAQAAFNKNKENAKDEYNEKVDQLADNAKLN from the coding sequence ATGAGAAGCTCAAGAGATTTTCTGGCTGGTATTATTACTGGAATTGTTATCGGTATTCTGACCGCTCCCCGCAGTGGAAAAGAAACGCGTGACAAGCTAACAGAAGAAGCCAACAAACGCACCGATGATCTGAAAGATCAATGGGAAAAAGGCGTATCACAGGTCAAAGAAGGACTGGAACAGGCTAAAAGTCAGGTAAGCCAATACGCCGACAAAGCAAAAGATCAGTACAATCAATATAAAGATCAGGCTCAGGCTGCATTCAACAAAAACAAAGAGAATGCAAAAGATGAGTACAACGAAAAAGTTGACCAATTGGCCGACAATGCCAAACTGAACTAA
- a CDS encoding lmo0937 family membrane protein, translated as MGNLLYTIAVILIIIWLLGFLGVLGTGIASSNLIHILLVIAVIAILLRLIQGRGV; from the coding sequence ATGGGAAACCTTCTTTACACCATTGCAGTCATTTTAATCATTATCTGGCTTCTGGGATTCCTAGGGGTACTTGGAACCGGAATCGCCAGTAGCAATTTGATACACATTTTGCTAGTGATTGCAGTGATTGCCATACTCCTACGTCTGATTCAAGGACGGGGTGTGTAA
- a CDS encoding GNAT family N-acetyltransferase, producing the protein MADSLPPTITIRLITPEQTYPLRHAVLWPDKPFEYVKVENDSEGYHFGAFRADELLAVISLFVDGNMARFRKFAARSDYQRRGIGTQLLNQVIDEARRLGASTLWCDARLDAADFYRRFGMEAVSDVFYKGAIPYAKFSRTLL; encoded by the coding sequence ATGGCCGACTCACTGCCTCCCACAATTACGATTCGTTTGATAACGCCCGAACAAACCTACCCACTTCGCCATGCGGTGCTCTGGCCCGATAAACCGTTTGAGTATGTGAAAGTAGAAAATGATTCCGAAGGATACCACTTTGGTGCCTTTCGAGCGGATGAATTGCTAGCTGTGATTTCCCTGTTCGTTGACGGGAATATGGCCCGTTTCCGAAAGTTTGCCGCTCGGTCCGACTACCAACGACGCGGAATTGGTACCCAATTGCTGAATCAGGTTATTGATGAGGCTCGTCGGTTAGGGGCTTCCACACTCTGGTGCGATGCCCGCCTGGATGCGGCTGACTTTTACCGACGTTTCGGGATGGAGGCTGTCAGTGATGTGTTTTACAAGGGAGCCATTCCATATGCCAAATTTTCGCGTACCTTGCTATAA
- a CDS encoding efflux RND transporter periplasmic adaptor subunit, which produces MPHRNWLMVASVSLLLAHGLSSCSNSSPSSTAIDETKAHQEKNLLATAALDTARLENARNELNLTGKITFNQDQVVKVFPLVGGHIETLKADLGDYVKKGQTLAVIRSGDLADLEQQAVAARSQLSLAQKNMQVTEDMTKAGLSSQKDLVASKEQLEAAKGEVNRVNERRRIVGGNGSVYIVKAPVSGFIVEKTAAQGMELRSDDPENLFTISNLDHVWVLANVYESDLANVKEGDQATITTLSYPDKIFHGRIDKIFNVLDPESKTLKVRVTLENADYRLKPEMFANVSVTYAGHDQRIAIPAKAVVFDKNRNFVVMVNKKNQPMVREVDIYKSIGPKTYLAGGLAPGDRVVTANNLLIYNALGN; this is translated from the coding sequence ATGCCCCACCGTAATTGGCTGATGGTAGCAAGTGTCAGTTTGCTACTAGCCCATGGGCTGAGCAGTTGTAGCAACTCAAGTCCATCCTCAACGGCTATTGATGAAACGAAAGCCCATCAGGAAAAAAACCTGCTGGCAACAGCCGCCCTTGATACAGCCAGATTAGAAAATGCCCGTAATGAACTGAATCTAACGGGGAAAATTACATTTAATCAGGATCAGGTCGTTAAAGTGTTCCCTTTAGTTGGCGGCCATATTGAAACCTTAAAAGCCGATCTGGGCGATTACGTAAAGAAAGGGCAAACACTGGCTGTTATTCGCTCGGGCGATCTGGCCGATTTAGAGCAGCAGGCTGTAGCCGCTCGAAGTCAGCTTTCATTGGCTCAGAAAAATATGCAGGTTACGGAAGATATGACCAAAGCAGGTCTAAGCTCACAAAAAGACCTAGTAGCCAGCAAAGAGCAGTTGGAGGCAGCTAAAGGCGAAGTCAATCGCGTTAACGAACGCCGTCGGATTGTCGGCGGCAATGGGTCTGTTTATATCGTTAAAGCGCCGGTTAGTGGTTTTATTGTTGAAAAAACAGCCGCTCAGGGAATGGAACTTCGCTCTGACGATCCTGAGAATTTGTTCACGATTTCCAATCTTGACCACGTGTGGGTACTGGCCAACGTGTATGAGTCGGATCTCGCCAATGTTAAAGAAGGTGATCAGGCGACTATCACAACGCTCTCCTACCCCGACAAAATCTTCCATGGTCGCATCGATAAAATCTTTAACGTACTCGACCCTGAAAGTAAAACGCTAAAAGTTCGGGTTACGCTGGAAAATGCTGACTATCGACTTAAACCCGAAATGTTTGCTAATGTGAGTGTAACCTATGCTGGTCACGATCAGCGGATAGCCATACCAGCCAAGGCAGTTGTATTCGACAAAAACCGCAACTTTGTGGTGATGGTCAACAAAAAGAACCAGCCAATGGTCCGTGAGGTAGACATTTATAAGTCAATTGGGCCCAAAACGTATCTGGCAGGTGGCCTTGCCCCGGGCGACCGGGTTGTCACAGCGAATAACTTACTGATTTATAACGCGCTGGGGAATTAA
- a CDS encoding Gfo/Idh/MocA family protein, whose translation MDNSRREFIKKAALGTAGFTIGGLGMSAKSYAKIIGANERIHVAIAGLGRRLGAYYEPISRKESNVELMYLCDVMQKQRESALQKFSKYIDYKPKLENDLRKVIADKNVDVLINATPDHWHTPGTCLAVQGGKHVYVEKPCSHNPREGEILVEYQKKYGKVIQMGNQQRSAVESIDIINQIHKGVIGTAYKAVAFYVANRGEVPVPKAAPVPQGLDWELFQGPAPRMDYTHDTWDYNWHWYGWLYGTAEAGNNATHELDVARWALQVEFPEHVTVEAAKRHFQNDGWVMYDTMDATYRFPGNKIIKWDGKSRNGYKTYGSDRGTIIYGTNGSVYVDRNGYKLFDRDGKEVKSSKSQGNEAGTALGGGGDMTTRHVVNFFEAVRGKEKQASTIEEGARSTLLCHLANIAYRTNKSLDIDPKNGHIHDKDAMKLWSREYAKGWAPIV comes from the coding sequence ATGGACAATTCCAGAAGAGAGTTTATTAAAAAAGCAGCCTTAGGCACTGCGGGTTTTACAATCGGTGGCCTAGGCATGTCGGCTAAGAGTTATGCCAAAATTATCGGTGCCAACGAACGCATTCATGTCGCCATTGCCGGACTTGGCCGACGATTGGGCGCTTATTATGAACCCATTTCACGAAAAGAAAGTAATGTCGAGTTGATGTACCTCTGCGATGTTATGCAAAAACAGCGGGAATCGGCGCTTCAAAAATTTTCGAAATACATCGATTACAAACCCAAACTGGAAAACGACCTCCGTAAGGTGATTGCCGATAAAAACGTCGACGTGCTGATCAATGCCACGCCCGACCATTGGCATACCCCCGGCACCTGTCTGGCTGTACAGGGAGGCAAACACGTCTATGTCGAAAAACCGTGCAGCCATAACCCACGCGAAGGTGAAATTCTGGTTGAATACCAGAAGAAATACGGCAAAGTCATTCAGATGGGAAATCAGCAGCGTTCGGCAGTTGAATCGATCGACATCATTAACCAGATTCACAAGGGCGTTATTGGCACAGCGTATAAAGCGGTAGCCTTTTACGTTGCCAACCGGGGCGAGGTTCCTGTGCCGAAGGCAGCACCTGTACCGCAAGGGCTCGACTGGGAGTTGTTTCAGGGGCCCGCTCCGCGCATGGACTATACCCACGACACCTGGGATTACAACTGGCACTGGTACGGCTGGCTCTACGGAACGGCCGAAGCGGGTAATAATGCCACGCATGAGCTGGACGTAGCTCGCTGGGCTTTACAGGTAGAGTTTCCGGAACACGTTACGGTAGAAGCAGCCAAACGTCATTTTCAAAATGATGGTTGGGTTATGTACGACACCATGGATGCAACCTATCGTTTTCCGGGCAATAAAATCATCAAGTGGGATGGTAAGAGCCGGAATGGCTACAAAACCTACGGCAGCGACCGGGGTACCATCATTTACGGCACCAATGGTAGTGTGTACGTTGACCGAAATGGGTATAAGCTCTTCGACCGGGATGGCAAAGAAGTGAAAAGCAGCAAATCGCAGGGCAACGAAGCCGGAACAGCGTTAGGGGGCGGTGGCGATATGACTACCCGACATGTCGTTAATTTCTTCGAAGCTGTACGGGGGAAAGAGAAGCAGGCATCTACCATCGAAGAGGGGGCTAGAAGTACGCTGCTTTGCCACTTAGCCAATATCGCTTACCGAACTAATAAATCGCTCGACATTGACCCTAAAAATGGCCATATCCACGACAAAGACGCCATGAAACTCTGGAGTCGGGAATATGCGAAAGGTTGGGCACCTATTGTTTAA
- a CDS encoding DUF7133 domain-containing protein, with translation MIKLSLSFFSTLLFLFWNSLTHVFEPNESHSPTKRSVLVQADSLPNASSWPAELKVTHFAGPDLTPSPACLAVAPTGEVYVGVDMIGSLGKKPGQGKIARLVDTNNDGKVDQHTTFAMVDNPRGLLPVGDQLFVLHTVFSKETGIATGMDLVVFDDKDQNGVADGPSRPLIEHISSPKFLQSRGTDHATNGIRMGIDGWIYIAVGDFGFHNATDRSGKKLTMLGGGIVRVRPDGTEMEIYSHGLRNIYDVAIDPFMNTFTRDNTNDGGGWNIRFSHQIQSGEYGYPVLFQHFTDEIIPALVDVGGGSGTGSLFMDDDTWPAQFNHVPMMADWGRNQLYVHRVIPDASSFTQKEEEFIKLSQITDVDVDASGRMYLSAWAGAGYSGNPSKGFVVRVVPKSWTYKAFPDLKKASEKKLASWLTSGSAVARLAAQQELLTRPAKKTTKLTWAIATNKSLPLSAQVAGIYTYAQITGASGIANLVKLSADETVREFALRALADRKPILDQVPTEPFLQGLNDPSVRVQQAAIIGLGRLGRPAAASALLQVNVPASFVAPALGTEGPHATPNSAIVLPHLAVRSLVRLQAVDACLKAVGTNQSTLALWALRYMHDPKAVDGLVSAYKHANDPTLKTQILTTLARLYKKEADYDGSWWWSTRPDTHGPYYKAISWESSPVIKTLLIDEWRQSTNKSFFVDLNSRLRLEIPEYGVEEPVVAKEETKVDLEKIRNKKGQVGESSIEDVMLAMAKIDGNSALGKTLFTQQGCVACHSLSKTEPMKGPFMGQIGSIMTREQIAESILKPNASISQGFATVLITAKGGKSYTGFVTEESSNRVVLRDITGQVYTIKASDIVSRKEMENSMMPTGLVNALSYEEFASLITFLSQQKK, from the coding sequence ATGATTAAACTTAGTCTTTCATTTTTCTCAACCCTTCTATTTCTGTTCTGGAATAGCCTCACACACGTTTTTGAGCCAAATGAGAGCCATTCCCCAACGAAACGAAGTGTTCTGGTTCAAGCCGACTCCCTACCCAATGCCAGCAGTTGGCCAGCCGAACTAAAGGTTACCCACTTCGCTGGCCCCGATCTGACGCCTAGCCCTGCCTGCCTGGCTGTAGCGCCAACGGGGGAGGTTTACGTGGGAGTCGACATGATTGGGTCGCTGGGCAAAAAGCCTGGGCAGGGAAAAATTGCCCGGCTGGTAGACACCAACAACGATGGGAAAGTCGATCAGCATACTACCTTTGCCATGGTCGATAATCCGCGTGGCCTACTGCCCGTTGGCGATCAGCTTTTTGTTCTCCATACGGTTTTTTCGAAGGAAACAGGCATAGCAACAGGTATGGATCTGGTCGTTTTTGACGACAAAGACCAGAATGGCGTTGCCGATGGTCCTTCCCGTCCCTTGATTGAGCACATCAGTTCGCCAAAATTTCTGCAAAGCCGGGGCACCGACCATGCTACCAATGGTATTCGGATGGGCATCGATGGCTGGATTTACATTGCTGTAGGTGACTTTGGCTTTCATAATGCCACCGACCGTAGCGGCAAAAAATTAACCATGCTGGGGGGCGGTATTGTCCGGGTTCGGCCCGACGGCACCGAAATGGAAATCTATTCGCATGGTCTTCGGAACATCTATGATGTGGCGATCGATCCCTTCATGAACACCTTTACCCGTGACAACACCAACGATGGCGGGGGCTGGAATATCCGGTTCAGCCACCAGATTCAGTCGGGCGAATATGGCTACCCGGTTTTATTCCAGCATTTTACCGACGAAATTATTCCTGCCCTAGTCGACGTAGGTGGTGGATCTGGCACCGGCTCTCTCTTTATGGACGATGACACCTGGCCAGCCCAATTCAACCATGTACCAATGATGGCTGATTGGGGCCGAAATCAGCTCTACGTTCATCGTGTAATACCCGATGCCAGTAGCTTTACCCAAAAGGAGGAAGAGTTTATCAAACTGTCACAGATTACCGACGTTGATGTCGACGCTTCGGGTCGTATGTACCTGTCGGCCTGGGCTGGAGCGGGGTATTCAGGCAATCCTAGTAAAGGGTTTGTTGTGCGGGTGGTTCCCAAAAGCTGGACGTACAAAGCATTCCCAGACCTAAAAAAAGCTTCGGAGAAAAAATTAGCTTCTTGGTTAACCTCTGGCAGTGCCGTAGCCCGGCTGGCAGCTCAGCAGGAACTATTGACCCGACCGGCCAAAAAGACGACAAAACTCACCTGGGCAATCGCAACGAATAAAAGTCTGCCGCTTTCGGCGCAGGTAGCCGGCATCTATACCTATGCGCAGATTACTGGGGCCAGCGGAATCGCCAATCTCGTAAAACTGTCAGCCGACGAAACTGTTCGGGAGTTTGCGCTTCGGGCCCTTGCCGACCGCAAGCCAATTCTTGATCAAGTTCCGACGGAACCATTCCTGCAAGGACTCAACGACCCATCCGTTCGCGTACAACAGGCTGCTATCATTGGGCTCGGGCGTTTGGGTCGGCCAGCGGCTGCTTCTGCCTTACTCCAGGTAAACGTGCCAGCCTCGTTTGTAGCCCCTGCCCTGGGAACAGAAGGCCCACATGCTACGCCAAACTCAGCCATTGTACTACCACATCTGGCTGTTCGATCGTTGGTACGCTTACAGGCGGTTGATGCCTGCCTGAAGGCTGTTGGCACAAATCAATCGACGCTTGCGCTCTGGGCGTTGCGTTATATGCATGACCCAAAAGCCGTAGATGGTCTGGTCTCAGCGTATAAACACGCGAATGACCCTACTTTGAAAACGCAGATTTTAACCACACTTGCCCGTCTCTACAAAAAGGAAGCTGACTACGATGGTTCGTGGTGGTGGAGTACACGACCCGATACCCACGGCCCCTATTACAAAGCCATTAGCTGGGAGTCGTCGCCTGTGATCAAAACGCTTCTGATCGATGAATGGCGCCAATCAACTAACAAGTCATTTTTTGTCGATCTGAATAGTCGGCTTCGGCTGGAAATTCCTGAATACGGCGTCGAAGAGCCTGTTGTGGCCAAAGAGGAGACGAAAGTCGATCTGGAAAAAATCAGGAACAAAAAAGGTCAGGTTGGTGAGTCTTCCATTGAAGATGTGATGCTGGCGATGGCCAAAATAGACGGGAATTCAGCCCTGGGAAAAACGCTGTTTACGCAGCAGGGCTGTGTAGCCTGCCATAGTCTGAGTAAAACCGAACCCATGAAAGGCCCGTTTATGGGGCAGATTGGCTCAATCATGACGCGCGAGCAGATTGCCGAATCGATCTTGAAACCCAATGCGTCTATCTCTCAGGGATTTGCGACGGTGCTCATTACAGCCAAAGGTGGAAAGAGTTACACCGGATTTGTTACGGAAGAATCATCGAACCGAGTCGTTCTACGCGACATTACCGGACAGGTCTATACGATAAAAGCATCAGATATAGTGAGCCGTAAGGAGATGGAAAACTCTATGATGCCTACAGGACTCGTTAACGCCCTCTCCTACGAAGAATTCGCTTCGTTGATTACTTTCCTGTCGCAGCAGAAAAAGTAA
- a CDS encoding response regulator transcription factor has protein sequence MNTASQAKRVLIVDDEADICLLLSGLLRRLGYQPTCAHFIEEGRQWLHTQKFDAIFLDLNLPDGLGFDLLPSIKEDQNEAKVIMISAFDGQAERRRATEQGADYFIGKPFTRRSVEMALQTIQV, from the coding sequence ATGAATACAGCATCTCAGGCAAAGCGTGTTCTAATTGTCGATGATGAGGCTGATATCTGCTTATTGTTGTCGGGGCTTTTAAGGCGCTTAGGCTATCAGCCTACATGTGCACATTTTATTGAAGAAGGACGCCAATGGTTGCATACGCAAAAATTTGACGCCATATTTTTAGATCTTAACTTGCCTGATGGCCTGGGTTTCGACTTACTCCCTTCAATAAAAGAAGATCAGAACGAAGCAAAAGTAATTATGATCAGCGCTTTCGATGGACAAGCCGAGCGTCGACGAGCTACTGAACAGGGGGCCGATTACTTTATTGGGAAGCCGTTTACACGTCGTTCGGTCGAAATGGCTTTGCAAACCATTCAGGTTTAA
- a CDS encoding sigma-54-dependent transcriptional regulator, with amino-acid sequence MEKILIIDDNNDICLLLERFLSKQGYKTASVQRGDDGLVLLRKEAFELVICDFKLPDIDGLEMLRRIKVMHPTTAVIIITGYSDVRMAVQTVKHGAYDYVTKPLYPDEILYTIKAALERRAQSLSQAKSATPANGSATAKVSGTKTASAKTALAPDGKRFIFGKSRAAEQLQKHIDLIAPTDMSVIITGETGTGKEFVANAIHLKSKRADKPFVAIDCGALGKELAGSELFGHVKGSFTGAMSDKAGSFEYANGGTIFLDEIGNLSYDNQIKLLRVLQERKIRRIGSNQDIPVDVRIIVATNEDLREAVRQGKFREDIYHRIAEFEMHLSPLRERKSDIMIFADHFLEVANQQLEKDILGFEEEAKEKLKDYYWHGNLRELQNVVKRAVLLTPGDYIEADVLPQEIISPQYFSPEETVPANIQINYDPARPGIPVFTQSGGNLKSVSENAERAAILKVLEKTGYNKTKAAEVLNIDRKTLYNKLKAYDIHL; translated from the coding sequence ATGGAAAAAATTCTGATTATTGACGATAACAATGACATATGCCTGTTGCTGGAGCGTTTTCTGAGCAAACAAGGCTATAAAACTGCGTCGGTACAGCGTGGGGATGATGGGTTAGTCCTGTTGAGAAAAGAAGCATTTGAACTAGTCATTTGCGATTTTAAACTTCCTGATATTGATGGTCTTGAAATGCTGCGTCGCATCAAGGTCATGCATCCTACCACTGCCGTCATTATCATTACTGGCTACTCCGACGTTCGAATGGCCGTGCAAACGGTTAAACATGGTGCCTACGATTACGTAACAAAGCCGCTTTATCCCGACGAAATCCTGTACACGATCAAGGCGGCTCTTGAACGCCGAGCGCAATCACTGAGTCAGGCGAAGAGTGCTACACCTGCCAATGGTTCTGCTACCGCTAAAGTGAGTGGTACAAAAACAGCGTCGGCTAAAACAGCATTAGCACCTGATGGTAAACGGTTTATTTTTGGAAAGAGCCGGGCTGCAGAACAACTCCAGAAACATATCGATCTAATTGCCCCGACGGATATGTCGGTGATTATAACAGGTGAGACAGGTACCGGAAAAGAGTTCGTAGCCAATGCTATTCACCTAAAAAGTAAGCGAGCCGATAAACCATTTGTGGCTATCGACTGTGGCGCTCTGGGAAAAGAACTGGCTGGCAGCGAGTTGTTTGGCCACGTAAAGGGCTCATTCACTGGCGCTATGTCGGATAAGGCTGGTAGCTTTGAATATGCTAACGGTGGTACCATCTTTCTCGATGAAATCGGTAATCTCTCGTATGATAACCAGATAAAGCTGCTGCGTGTGTTGCAGGAACGTAAGATCCGGCGTATTGGTAGCAACCAGGATATTCCTGTCGATGTTAGGATTATTGTGGCTACAAACGAAGATTTACGTGAGGCTGTTCGGCAGGGAAAATTTCGGGAAGATATTTATCATCGGATTGCCGAATTCGAGATGCATTTATCGCCTTTGCGGGAGCGTAAATCGGACATTATGATCTTTGCTGATCACTTCCTCGAAGTAGCTAATCAGCAATTGGAAAAAGATATCCTGGGTTTTGAGGAAGAGGCCAAAGAAAAGCTGAAGGACTACTACTGGCATGGTAATCTGCGTGAGTTGCAGAACGTGGTGAAGCGGGCCGTATTGTTAACGCCCGGTGACTACATTGAAGCAGATGTATTGCCACAGGAAATTATTTCTCCGCAATATTTCAGTCCTGAAGAGACTGTGCCTGCCAATATTCAGATCAATTACGATCCGGCACGACCTGGCATTCCTGTTTTTACGCAATCGGGAGGTAACCTGAAATCCGTATCGGAAAATGCCGAGCGGGCTGCAATTCTGAAAGTACTGGAGAAAACAGGGTACAACAAAACCAAGGCTGCTGAAGTCCTTAATATCGATCGCAAAACGCTCTACAATAAGCTTAAAGCCTACGATATACATTTATAA
- a CDS encoding DUF3471 domain-containing protein produces the protein MKTILTLLIGIALVALATPSNAQTTVADSAALKTYTGSYTFESGSPIQKFTVTADKGELYGEADSYGKNKLLKQDKADTFKSTSSYGSVITFIRDAATKAVTGFSMAIEGSTLTAKKD, from the coding sequence ATGAAAACGATTTTAACACTTCTGATAGGAATAGCCCTGGTTGCTCTGGCTACTCCGTCAAATGCACAAACTACGGTTGCCGATTCAGCCGCTCTCAAAACATATACAGGCTCGTACACCTTCGAAAGTGGGAGCCCCATTCAGAAATTTACGGTGACGGCTGATAAAGGGGAATTGTATGGTGAGGCCGACAGCTACGGTAAAAATAAGTTATTGAAGCAGGACAAAGCCGATACGTTTAAGTCAACGAGTTCGTATGGCTCAGTAATTACCTTCATTCGGGATGCGGCCACCAAAGCCGTGACGGGTTTTTCGATGGCTATAGAGGGATCGACGCTGACCGCAAAAAAGGATTAG